A region of Moorena producens PAL-8-15-08-1 DNA encodes the following proteins:
- a CDS encoding alkaline phosphatase family protein: MRNPVIAIGLDAADPALIEQWISQGHLKNLRRLREQGSYGRLKTYEYYRAETPWTTFLTGCSPEQTGYWAPLKIKEGTYEVEDIQAYDFAEYQPFYALGDDYQVAVFDMPQAPLSNQVNGLQVLAWGAHSPQTPSHSIPKSLLQDLIDKHGEHPVLRKDHASIMDVAALKGLQEQLEIGIARRGAICQDLLQQMPWDFFLTIFGETHTAGHYFWHLSQQDHPLYPSVGAKCPGDPVLEIFEAIDEAIGGIVSKAPDNAQVVVFAAHGMGSNVMDLPSMLFLPEFLYRWSFPGKYGIGRGNYGQPPEPLVNDARAKKGWMGKVWSLKHESNPLKGFLRRQLPTKLFNPIAPLFGSTPGPDLISPFKMQAESDPFFFQSPSWYQPCWPQMKAFALPSYSEGYIRINLQGREPHGIVAPDQYDAVCEELTQKLYQLKDARTGEPMVKEIIRTRQSATETGPKLPDGDLVVIWQEKYATDVVDSPDIGRIGPVPFNRTGSHRSDGFLVIQGQDIEPGSSLPAGHSLDLAPTILNLMGAPIPEYFQGKPLSAIKETVVVG, translated from the coding sequence ATGAGAAACCCAGTAATTGCCATTGGCTTGGATGCTGCCGACCCTGCCTTGATAGAGCAATGGATATCTCAAGGGCATCTGAAAAATCTGCGTCGCTTACGAGAACAGGGATCTTACGGACGTCTAAAGACATACGAATACTACCGGGCTGAGACTCCGTGGACAACATTCCTCACTGGTTGTTCTCCTGAGCAAACAGGATACTGGGCACCTCTGAAAATTAAGGAAGGCACTTACGAAGTAGAAGACATTCAAGCCTACGACTTTGCTGAGTATCAACCCTTCTATGCCTTGGGAGATGACTATCAGGTGGCAGTCTTTGATATGCCTCAAGCTCCCCTTTCCAATCAGGTCAATGGGTTGCAAGTCCTTGCTTGGGGAGCTCACTCTCCTCAGACTCCTAGTCATTCCATACCCAAATCCTTGCTACAGGATTTGATTGATAAGCATGGTGAGCATCCTGTCTTACGCAAAGACCATGCCAGTATTATGGATGTGGCAGCACTCAAGGGTCTTCAGGAACAACTGGAGATTGGTATCGCACGCCGGGGTGCCATTTGTCAAGACTTGTTGCAGCAGATGCCGTGGGATTTCTTCTTAACAATCTTTGGTGAAACCCATACTGCAGGGCATTACTTCTGGCACCTGAGTCAGCAGGATCATCCTCTCTACCCATCTGTAGGTGCTAAATGCCCTGGAGATCCCGTGTTAGAAATTTTTGAAGCTATTGACGAAGCCATTGGTGGAATTGTGAGCAAAGCCCCGGATAATGCCCAGGTCGTAGTATTTGCTGCCCATGGTATGGGGTCTAACGTCATGGATCTACCGAGTATGTTGTTCCTGCCAGAATTTCTCTATCGCTGGAGTTTCCCAGGTAAATATGGCATTGGTCGTGGCAACTATGGTCAACCCCCAGAACCCCTAGTCAATGATGCCAGGGCGAAAAAGGGTTGGATGGGTAAAGTGTGGAGCCTCAAGCATGAATCGAATCCACTCAAAGGTTTTTTAAGACGTCAACTCCCTACCAAACTTTTCAATCCTATCGCACCCTTGTTTGGTTCCACTCCTGGACCAGATCTCATTTCTCCGTTCAAGATGCAGGCAGAATCCGATCCATTCTTCTTCCAGAGTCCATCGTGGTACCAACCCTGCTGGCCTCAGATGAAAGCATTCGCGTTGCCTAGTTATTCGGAAGGATATATCAGGATTAATCTCCAGGGAAGGGAACCTCACGGTATTGTCGCCCCTGATCAGTACGATGCTGTATGTGAGGAATTGACTCAAAAACTCTACCAGCTTAAAGATGCTCGCACTGGGGAACCAATGGTGAAGGAAATTATCCGCACCCGCCAATCGGCAACTGAAACTGGTCCCAAATTACCTGATGGTGACTTAGTCGTGATCTGGCAAGAAAAATATGCCACTGACGTAGTAGATAGTCCCGATATTGGACGGATTGGTCCAGTTCCCTTTAATCGTACTGGTTCTCACCGCTCTGATGGCTTTTTGGTGATTCAAGGACAAGATATTGAGCCAGGTTCTAGTTTACCAGCTGGTCATTCTCTAGATTTAGCCCCCACTATTCTGAATTTGATGGGAGCGCCGATTCCTGAGTATTTTCAGGGTAAGCCCCTCTCGGCAATTAAAGAAACTGTTGTGGTTGGTTAA
- a CDS encoding polysaccharide biosynthesis/export family protein, with amino-acid sequence MSILKFWIAGLITTVAAIGVSVPSWALPLSPGDRLRLFVAGEEEIPEAERFSATYEVNLDGYIKFPYLDPIAAAGREVSEIEEDLVKALLEGGFFQPDFLKVSIQLFEWAPIQVTVGGAVFEPGRVLINDTDSKGRDLPASIATVSGDYPPERYLTFAILTAGGIKPNANIEQVRLVRGEQEQVIDLSGVFSGSPVEDIPLIAGDQIIVPTRELPQYYLARPSQLTPSTIPVFLSNLTNPNNGRELRIQEVEYGSRLSQAVIAASCVGGTQSTNADRRALLLQTDRTTGETLAIERSVEDLVKKPNDDQVNPVLMPRDSVACYDSTVTNVKSVFDFIGDIFNPIRIIKDIFIP; translated from the coding sequence ATGTCCATTCTCAAGTTTTGGATAGCAGGGTTAATTACTACCGTAGCAGCAATAGGTGTATCAGTTCCCAGTTGGGCTCTACCACTGTCTCCTGGCGATCGCCTTAGACTCTTTGTGGCTGGCGAAGAAGAAATCCCGGAAGCTGAACGCTTCAGTGCCACCTATGAAGTTAATTTGGATGGTTACATCAAGTTTCCCTACCTAGACCCTATAGCGGCAGCGGGTCGAGAAGTATCAGAAATCGAGGAAGACCTAGTCAAGGCTTTGCTAGAAGGGGGCTTTTTTCAGCCTGATTTCCTTAAAGTCAGCATTCAACTGTTTGAGTGGGCTCCAATTCAGGTAACTGTCGGAGGAGCTGTTTTTGAACCTGGTCGGGTTTTGATTAATGATACGGATTCTAAAGGTCGAGACTTACCGGCATCGATTGCTACTGTCTCAGGAGACTATCCTCCAGAACGCTACCTAACCTTTGCTATTTTAACGGCTGGTGGCATCAAACCAAATGCCAACATTGAACAGGTGCGCTTGGTTCGGGGTGAACAAGAACAGGTCATTGATTTATCTGGTGTCTTCAGCGGATCACCAGTAGAAGATATTCCCTTGATTGCTGGAGACCAAATCATTGTTCCTACTCGGGAGTTGCCTCAATATTATCTAGCCAGACCTTCCCAGCTTACTCCCTCAACTATTCCTGTGTTTCTCTCCAATTTGACTAATCCCAATAATGGACGTGAGCTTAGAATCCAGGAAGTTGAATATGGCTCCCGTCTATCTCAAGCTGTAATTGCTGCTAGTTGTGTTGGAGGTACACAAAGCACAAATGCAGATCGCCGTGCTCTGTTACTGCAAACTGACCGTACTACTGGGGAAACTTTGGCAATAGAACGTTCTGTAGAGGACTTGGTTAAGAAGCCTAATGATGACCAAGTTAATCCAGTGCTGATGCCAAGAGATAGTGTCGCTTGCTATGATTCAACGGTCACTAATGTCAAAAGTGTTTTTGACTTTATTGGCGATATCTTCAATCCCATTCGGATTATTAAAGACATATTTATACCCTAA
- a CDS encoding GumC family protein encodes MTTNYKTIAPYPYEKSNLMPLRWLFYLCLGISINAGIWGLTFFYLKSAQPTYTSTWRVSLPVSGSSTRINIPELGGASSDVRSPFGDRSHDPREKMKFIAESKPVLKDAASFLNMSPEELGKPRVKIVDNSTMMAFEIKGDSAEEAQQKAFAMYQAFEDRLEQLRQEEVGNNQLPVQADLQAAKKNLADIQRSLSEHKARTGLNSKEQVNQLSSTIESLRQQQIDLLAQGREAKANLSNLSANLKLSSGQAADAFVLKADQIFQQTLREYSQATAALTVLSSKYGSKHPSVVDEKSKQESAKAALLQRSQALLGRPMSLAIIDQLSVNSGPETGSSRENLLRQIVEVQARQEGVEARAWVLTNQIAELEAKLRQMSQDALRMEILERNMRIAETIYASTLTQSAIGRFNQSLSYPQVQLLAEPSLPPDAIAPKKSSALLGATAGSLLISAGLFLLWLRPHVQGKSEASIYGKVESFNSDVPPLRSQPSNNSFTTSNNSLTSPMGNQRKDF; translated from the coding sequence ATGACTACTAATTATAAGACCATAGCCCCATATCCCTATGAAAAATCAAATCTCATGCCTCTACGTTGGCTATTTTACTTGTGTTTAGGGATATCTATTAATGCCGGAATTTGGGGCTTAACATTTTTTTATTTGAAATCAGCTCAGCCAACTTATACCAGTACATGGAGAGTATCACTTCCTGTCTCAGGCTCATCCACCAGAATTAATATCCCAGAATTAGGGGGAGCGAGTTCAGATGTTAGGTCACCATTTGGCGATCGCTCCCATGACCCGAGGGAAAAGATGAAATTCATTGCTGAAAGTAAGCCGGTACTGAAGGATGCTGCCAGTTTCCTGAACATGTCCCCTGAAGAGTTGGGCAAGCCTAGGGTCAAAATCGTTGACAATTCAACTATGATGGCCTTTGAAATCAAAGGAGACTCTGCTGAGGAAGCCCAACAGAAAGCTTTTGCTATGTACCAGGCTTTCGAGGATAGACTTGAACAACTTAGGCAAGAAGAAGTAGGAAACAATCAGCTACCAGTTCAAGCTGATTTGCAGGCAGCTAAGAAAAATTTAGCAGACATTCAGAGAAGCCTGTCTGAACACAAAGCTAGAACCGGATTGAACTCTAAAGAACAAGTTAACCAGCTATCATCCACTATAGAAAGTTTACGACAACAACAAATCGATTTGTTGGCCCAAGGGCGAGAAGCAAAAGCCAATCTCAGCAACCTCTCAGCTAATCTAAAGTTGTCGTCTGGACAAGCTGCTGATGCTTTTGTACTTAAGGCTGACCAGATATTTCAGCAAACCCTAAGGGAATACAGTCAGGCTACCGCAGCCCTGACGGTTTTGAGTTCCAAATACGGTTCCAAGCATCCATCTGTAGTGGACGAAAAGAGCAAGCAAGAGAGTGCTAAAGCAGCTTTGCTACAGCGTAGTCAAGCTCTGTTAGGTCGCCCCATGTCTTTGGCAATTATCGACCAGCTCAGTGTTAACTCTGGGCCTGAAACTGGTTCTTCCCGGGAAAATTTGCTACGCCAAATTGTTGAGGTGCAAGCACGGCAAGAGGGTGTGGAAGCTAGAGCGTGGGTATTAACCAACCAGATTGCTGAGCTGGAAGCCAAACTCAGACAAATGAGCCAGGATGCCTTGAGGATGGAGATCCTAGAACGCAATATGCGCATTGCGGAAACTATCTATGCTTCAACCTTAACTCAATCAGCGATTGGTCGATTTAACCAATCCCTTTCCTATCCTCAAGTTCAGCTGCTAGCTGAACCAAGCTTACCCCCAGACGCGATCGCACCGAAAAAGTCATCGGCTTTACTTGGTGCAACAGCTGGTTCATTGTTAATTAGTGCAGGACTATTTTTACTCTGGTTACGTCCCCATGTACAAGGTAAATCAGAAGCCTCAATCTACGGCAAAGTAGAATCGTTTAATTCTGATGTTCCACCCTTACGTTCTCAACCATCGAATAATAGCTTCACAACATCTAATAATAGCTTAACATCGCCAATGGGGAACCAAAGAAAAGATTTCTGA
- a CDS encoding capsular biosynthesis protein, whose amino-acid sequence MKPQNFEEKVVFYYIVSTYLLFFLGAQFVFAPALAWLLTFYLIKKLWQQTSDTPPEERIRIPIGVWVWIVCISVIGIALVVGHLDWGFSTVKTIKSFINSFLRTWALLALFPLIGCLNIRPQIIYRAISILSLQTLILVPITYGLSLTGLEMPLYTSTLMAKIGGNSQRYYAVSPYVIKSGETRLFLFAPWAPALAFACNVHFFLSSRDPDIKWRFIGMIGCAAAIVGSVSRMGIICLVGIPILVTFLGNLTEPAIQITAGIGSFIGGLFGPQLLMIARNLKDSFSGQRSASSRVRSALARLSHRKWEEDAPIWGHAIKVGKGPDVVAKMPIGSHHTWYGALYTHGIVGFIGILIPIVYTFIELLIKAQRSKVATTALTILLVCILFSFGENLEGLAYLYWPGLVVVGMGLK is encoded by the coding sequence ATGAAACCCCAAAACTTTGAAGAAAAAGTAGTTTTCTATTATATAGTTTCCACCTACTTATTATTTTTTTTAGGCGCACAGTTTGTTTTTGCCCCAGCCCTAGCTTGGCTGCTAACCTTTTATCTAATTAAAAAGCTTTGGCAGCAAACATCAGATACTCCACCGGAAGAAAGGATTCGGATTCCCATTGGAGTATGGGTCTGGATTGTTTGCATATCAGTCATTGGCATAGCCTTAGTTGTGGGTCATTTAGATTGGGGTTTCTCAACTGTTAAAACTATAAAATCTTTTATTAACTCCTTTTTGAGAACTTGGGCCCTTCTCGCCTTATTTCCTTTAATTGGTTGCCTCAACATCCGACCACAAATAATCTATAGAGCAATTTCTATCCTTTCCCTACAAACTCTGATCTTGGTGCCAATTACCTATGGGTTAAGTCTGACTGGGTTAGAGATGCCCTTGTATACTAGCACCCTAATGGCAAAAATTGGTGGTAACAGTCAACGTTACTACGCCGTAAGTCCTTACGTGATAAAAAGTGGTGAAACACGCCTTTTCTTATTTGCGCCTTGGGCTCCAGCATTGGCATTTGCCTGTAACGTACACTTTTTCCTGAGTAGTAGAGACCCGGACATAAAGTGGCGTTTTATTGGTATGATTGGCTGTGCTGCTGCAATTGTGGGTTCAGTGTCCCGGATGGGGATAATCTGCTTAGTGGGTATACCAATACTGGTAACATTTTTGGGAAATCTCACCGAACCCGCTATCCAAATTACAGCAGGAATAGGGAGTTTTATTGGTGGTCTATTTGGTCCCCAACTCCTAATGATAGCTAGAAACTTGAAAGACTCTTTTTCCGGTCAAAGATCTGCTTCGTCGCGGGTTAGGTCGGCCTTAGCTCGGCTTTCTCACCGTAAGTGGGAAGAAGATGCACCGATTTGGGGTCATGCCATTAAAGTGGGTAAAGGCCCTGATGTTGTCGCTAAAATGCCTATTGGAAGCCACCACACTTGGTATGGTGCTTTATATACTCATGGAATCGTCGGGTTTATTGGAATATTAATCCCTATAGTCTATACTTTTATAGAGCTTTTAATTAAAGCTCAAAGGAGTAAAGTTGCCACAACAGCACTAACAATACTACTAGTTTGTATCCTGTTCTCGTTTGGGGAAAATCTAGAGGGATTAGCTTACCTCTACTGGCCTGGTTTGGTTGTAGTAGGGATGGGACTAAAATAA
- a CDS encoding glycosyltransferase produces the protein MPTISVIVPVYNGEKTILETIQSIQAQTFSDFELIIINDGSTDGTLDVISTVNDDRLKVFSYENGGLPVARNRGIRRSRGEFITFIDADDLWKPDKLELQLAALQKNPEAGVAYSWTAFIDENSKFLFAWQPLYWEGNVYPELLIRNFISSGSNIMVKRKYIEAAGEFDPCLKSVEDWDYYLRLAALCPFVLVPKYQILYRRSSQSMTSKVDVMEKANLIVIERAFKAAPPELKSLKNKSLANAYRYLAKQSIANAFDDEGVKLASQKLTYSIKLYPKFLLSKETIRLILKLLIIKIMPKKLAGHLIQLIGQKMPMVSVDNRMISEH, from the coding sequence ATGCCCACCATATCTGTAATAGTTCCAGTTTATAACGGAGAAAAAACTATATTAGAAACGATCCAATCGATTCAAGCACAAACCTTTTCAGATTTTGAGTTAATTATTATTAATGACGGCTCAACTGATGGTACATTAGATGTAATCAGTACAGTCAACGATGATCGATTGAAAGTGTTCTCCTATGAAAATGGCGGATTGCCAGTGGCTCGTAATCGTGGCATTCGTCGCTCTAGGGGCGAATTTATTACGTTTATAGATGCCGATGATTTATGGAAACCCGATAAATTGGAGCTACAGTTAGCAGCACTCCAAAAAAATCCTGAAGCTGGAGTGGCTTACAGTTGGACTGCCTTTATAGATGAGAATAGCAAATTTTTGTTTGCTTGGCAACCACTTTATTGGGAGGGTAATGTTTATCCCGAATTACTAATTCGTAACTTCATATCCAGTGGTTCCAATATCATGGTAAAGCGGAAGTATATTGAAGCCGCTGGAGAATTTGACCCATGCCTAAAATCAGTTGAAGATTGGGATTATTACCTCAGGCTAGCAGCTTTATGTCCTTTTGTACTGGTTCCTAAATACCAAATTCTATACCGTCGCTCTTCCCAGTCAATGACCTCTAAAGTGGATGTGATGGAGAAGGCGAACCTAATTGTAATTGAAAGAGCATTCAAGGCAGCTCCACCAGAACTTAAGTCTCTTAAAAATAAAAGTTTAGCGAATGCCTATCGTTATCTGGCTAAGCAGTCTATAGCTAATGCTTTTGATGATGAAGGAGTAAAGCTAGCTAGTCAAAAACTCACCTATTCCATAAAACTTTACCCCAAATTTTTGCTAAGCAAGGAAACTATCCGTCTAATTTTAAAACTATTAATAATCAAAATTATGCCTAAAAAATTAGCTGGACATTTAATCCAACTAATCGGCCAGAAAATGCCGATGGTATCTGTGGATAATCGGATGATTTCAGAGCACTAA
- a CDS encoding lipopolysaccharide biosynthesis protein — translation MNIVKTIGSRIKHKLGNRSTFTRNLGWMGVAQAFIRVSRLGATFILPRFLTPHDFGLAALVLTTYEYSQTVTRIGVHARIIQAEADELEDICNSAYWLNWVLFASLFVMQCLAAFPVAWFYKDNQLILPICLLAFNFLIAPLGAVQSALIQRDNRIQITATARALRYATANILTAVFAVLHLGMWAIILPILIASPIEFITYLFKHPWRRTGSFTTKYWGKIFRFGINFLGIELLKTLRETLDYLIIGRFIGIDLLGVYYFAYNAGLGISLTIVQSITTALYPALCEVRTNLSKFKQTYFNSLKTIGRVIVGFVALQSSLVPFYIPIMVGEKIHTEGWSMVVPIVILVCLSAIPRPFDIAGFQLLAAIEKPHIGLLWNVLFTMIFSCSLLIAVKWGIITVAISVLLVHALLIPLFVVWSARYVFAKPETSPVALENTVLQSHTILQSHDETDTDQFYVSQWTLSLASSGTFPNTQGSEFRDGDSNNSNNSNNSNNSNSSAGLSDRIDDPRKHLKLIAESVGVLEEAAKQLNISVDSLDKPSIQLIDNSTMMVFEISGVTPEEAQRRAFAINQAFNKRLEQLRKQEIAQQQKTIPVYIKSAENDLENAQQRLAQKTGKIGLPLNQLLETIEALRRKKIELRRKKIELLAELVPTQSDHSHSTNPQVMNPVHHQPQASLFQDDPTLEMDDIKPQLQGSEDKARDLEFQISQLEVKLSKMSQDALTLEILERDLRIAQTVYSSVLSQWELVKSDSSIMYYPQLQLVDGPTLPTRSQMTDSLVNLGRKL, via the coding sequence GTGAACATTGTCAAAACAATCGGGAGTCGCATCAAGCACAAACTAGGTAATAGAAGCACTTTTACTCGCAATCTTGGTTGGATGGGAGTTGCCCAGGCATTTATTCGGGTTTCCCGTTTAGGTGCAACGTTTATTTTGCCACGCTTCTTAACTCCCCATGACTTTGGATTAGCTGCACTGGTTCTGACGACCTATGAATATTCACAAACAGTAACGCGGATCGGTGTTCATGCTAGAATTATACAGGCGGAAGCCGATGAGCTGGAAGACATTTGTAATAGTGCTTATTGGTTAAATTGGGTACTTTTTGCAAGTCTATTCGTTATGCAGTGCCTTGCTGCTTTTCCAGTTGCGTGGTTTTATAAAGATAACCAACTTATTTTACCCATTTGTCTATTAGCATTTAACTTTTTGATTGCTCCCTTAGGGGCAGTACAGTCAGCACTAATTCAAAGGGATAATCGAATTCAGATAACAGCTACAGCTCGCGCTCTCAGATATGCCACCGCCAATATCCTAACCGCTGTCTTTGCTGTTCTTCATCTGGGGATGTGGGCGATAATACTTCCCATACTAATAGCTAGCCCTATAGAATTCATTACCTATCTGTTCAAACATCCCTGGCGGAGAACTGGCTCTTTCACAACCAAATACTGGGGGAAAATTTTTCGCTTTGGAATCAATTTCCTGGGGATTGAACTTTTAAAGACTCTCAGGGAAACTCTCGACTATCTTATCATTGGTCGCTTTATAGGAATTGACCTATTAGGTGTTTACTACTTTGCTTACAATGCTGGCTTGGGAATTAGCTTAACTATCGTCCAATCGATTACTACTGCTTTATACCCTGCCCTATGTGAAGTACGGACAAACTTATCGAAATTTAAGCAAACATACTTTAACAGTCTGAAGACGATTGGAAGAGTGATTGTTGGTTTTGTTGCTTTACAATCAAGTCTAGTTCCGTTTTATATTCCCATTATGGTTGGGGAAAAAATTCATACGGAAGGCTGGAGTATGGTGGTTCCCATCGTCATTTTAGTTTGCTTATCAGCAATTCCTAGACCCTTTGATATTGCTGGATTTCAGCTTTTAGCAGCCATTGAGAAACCGCACATTGGCTTGCTCTGGAATGTATTATTTACCATGATATTTTCCTGTAGTCTACTGATAGCAGTGAAATGGGGAATCATCACGGTCGCTATATCGGTTTTACTGGTTCATGCGCTTTTAATTCCCTTATTTGTGGTTTGGTCTGCTAGGTATGTCTTTGCTAAACCTGAAACCTCTCCTGTAGCTTTAGAGAATACTGTACTCCAATCTCATACTATACTCCAATCTCACGATGAGACTGATACTGATCAGTTTTATGTCAGCCAATGGACATTATCATTAGCCAGTAGTGGGACATTCCCTAACACTCAGGGTTCTGAATTTCGTGATGGTGACAGTAATAACAGTAATAACAGTAATAACAGTAATAACAGTAATAGCAGTGCCGGGTTAAGCGATCGCATCGATGATCCCAGAAAACACCTGAAGTTGATAGCTGAAAGTGTGGGGGTTTTAGAAGAAGCGGCAAAGCAGCTAAATATATCTGTAGATAGCTTAGATAAGCCTTCGATTCAACTAATCGATAACTCTACAATGATGGTTTTTGAAATTTCAGGAGTCACCCCTGAGGAAGCCCAACGAAGAGCCTTCGCGATTAATCAGGCGTTTAACAAAAGACTGGAACAACTCAGAAAGCAAGAAATTGCTCAACAACAAAAGACTATCCCAGTGTATATAAAGTCAGCCGAAAATGATCTAGAAAATGCACAGCAACGCCTAGCTCAAAAAACGGGGAAGATAGGATTGCCCTTAAACCAGCTCTTAGAGACAATAGAAGCACTACGGCGCAAAAAGATTGAATTACGGCGCAAAAAGATTGAATTGCTGGCTGAGCTAGTACCGACTCAGTCTGATCATAGTCATTCTACAAATCCTCAGGTGATGAATCCTGTTCACCATCAGCCTCAAGCTAGCTTATTCCAAGATGATCCAACCTTAGAAATGGATGATATTAAACCACAACTACAAGGTAGTGAGGACAAGGCCAGGGATCTAGAGTTTCAGATTTCTCAGCTTGAAGTAAAACTTAGCAAAATGTCCCAAGATGCCTTGACTCTGGAAATTCTAGAGCGAGATTTACGCATTGCACAAACCGTCTATTCCTCTGTTTTAAGCCAATGGGAACTAGTTAAGTCAGACTCATCTATTATGTATTATCCCCAACTGCAATTGGTAGACGGTCCGACCTTACCTACCAGATCACAAATGACAGACAGTCTAGTAAACTTGGGCAGAAAATTGTGA